From the genome of Methylocystis heyeri:
GCGCGGACAAACCGCATGTCGGGTAATTCAAATTGTTTTGAAGGAATACGATCGGTATGTACTCCATGAAAGGCTCATGGGAAGACAGAAGCAATCCCCTTGGGTCGGGGGTGTGCTCCGCCGTTAGAACTTTCCAACCATAGGCGTGATACAAAGCGCGAAATAGGGCCAAGCGGTAGTGCGGCACGACCTTTTGAAAGAAATATACATTAGTCACCTATCTTACCCCGCCCCTGCCGTTTCGGAGAGAGAGCCAAGCGCAGTGTGAATTGCTACTGGTTCCCAGTGTTGGAGGCTCGCTGCGGCGTCCACGCCGCGCCTGTTTTTATTTAACCGTAGTCGTCATTCGGGGCCCGTAGAAATATCTGGGTTGCGCACATTCATCGCCTGCGTGCGTATTTCTCGCCCGATGTCTCCCGGCGATTTCAGGCTGAAAGGCGTCGGCGAGGGCTTGAGGAACCGGCGTCAATAAACCGGCGCCTTTCGGATCGTCTGCACCTCGAGGCTGGTCGAAATGAGGGCCACTCCGCTCAAGATGCATTCTCAAAATATCGACCTCGAATCTGATGCTCTCGATTCACCCCCGATGGATCGCCCTATGACGAAGCGACCATCTAGGCGTCATGCGTATTCCCCACGCTACCGCCATTCGGGTGCGTCTACACGCATCCGTCGTTGAGCCACGAGCGCTGGCTCACTTCCATCCCGCACGGACTCGCGCACAATGGAATCGATCGTGTCTCTTTACGCCGGACAAGGAATGTCCGCCAATAGCTTAGCGGCTTTTCCAGTATGCCCTTCTAACCCAGCCGCTCCACCCATTCAAGCGCCGCAGAAGTGCGGATATGCCCGCCCATTATCTCGAGTAAAACTTCGACGCGACCGCGTTCGTCGAGGCGTTCCAAAATGCCGAGAGCATGCGCCAATGGCCCCGCCGTCAAGCGCACCTTCTGGCCAGGCTGCATATCTTCTGCGATCCTCATCCGGCCGACGGGATCGGCCGACTGGATGAGATCCTCCACCACGCCGACCGGAACAGGCGCCGGCCGATCGTCGACCATGAAGAGACCGGCGACGCCGATCGTACCGTTGACGCTGCGCCAGCGATCCCGGCCGAGATCGAGTGAAACGAAGAGATAACGCGGAAATAGCGGAGCGTTGACGGTCCGCAACTGTCGCGCGTGCCGCACAGTGCGCGGGCGTCGCGGCAAAAAGCTGTGAAAGCCCTGGGCTTCCAGCTGCATTTGAGCCGTCCCCTCCTTATGCGGAAGGGTTTGCGCCAGATACCATCGCCGGCTTGTTGCCGCCATCGACTGAGACAAAGCCCGCAAGTTCATCAACACTCCGTCAACGCCTTCGCCGCCCGTCAGGCTACCTGGCTGCAACCGTTTGATGGCTAACGCTTAGCGAGCCTTTTTACCAAATGTGCGACAGGGCGCAACCAACTCTGGCTTTCGGTTTTGCCTAATAGGAATTTTATGAGGATTTTCCAGAGTGCGAGGCGAGCGCTTCGGGCCCGTTGCGATCGGGTGAACCACGGCGAGGGCGGCTCAGAATGCATTCGCGCCTGGGAGCGCATTTTTATCGCAAAAACATGCCTGCTTTTTGCGCAAATGCGCTCCGGGAGCCAAGTGCGTTGCGGCTCTCCATCGATCCCGCTATCTGCGCTCAGGCCGCTCGGCCTGAGCGGTTGGGAGTCTTTGTCGAAACGCCGAGACCCCAAATTCCCTGCTTGAGCCCGTTCCCTTCACGCGAACCGGCGCCCGCTTCGCCCGAAGACGCTCTAATATTTGGCGGCGATGGGCGTCGCCTCGCCCCAGGCGATGGGCCCGCTCAGCGTGAGGCGCACGGCGGGTGGATCCACCGGTTTGAAGGTGCGGTCGGCGATGCCGAAGGCGCTGCCGCCGACATATCCCGGGAACAAGAGGAAATCCTGCTTGCCGAAGACATTGGCGGCGTAGTCGATGTTGTCCGAGCGCGAATTGGCGATGTTGAATCCATCGAGCTGGATCTTCCAGCCATTGTCGAAACGATACCCAATGCGCGCATTGAGCGTTCCGGTGGCCGGAGATTGTATCTGGCCGTTTTCGGTCAGAGGACGCGCGCCGAAATAGCGGTATTGCAATGCGCCGAACCAGCCGGTTTTCTCGCCGATCTCGAGTTCGGCCGAGGCGACCCAGACCGGCGCCAGCGACAGATAATTGCCTGGCGACATTCCCCAAATGCCCATGGGCCATAGGCCGCCGTCGCTGCCCAGCCCCCCGGCGATGTAATTAGCCCAGGCGACCGCCTGCACGGTGTCGAAGCCCTTGAAGCGCGCATGAGTGCCGGTCACCTGGCTGTCGAAATGCGCCCAGGAGGTCGGGTCGTATCTCGTCGTCCATTCGAAGCCGTAGCGTCGGCCGGGACGTCCATAGACGCTGGTGGCGGCGTCGGCGTTGAACTCCTGTTCCGCGTCCATGTTCTGCCAGAACAGCGACAGGCTTGACTCGAGTCCCTCGATCGGCCTGGTGCGGAAACCCGCTTCCGCGCCGCGCGTCTTGGTCAAAAGCTGCACATTGGGGATATAGGCGTATTGGGTCCCGTCGGTCGCAAAATGATTGGTCGCCGCGCGCATGTCTTCGGCGCGCAGCCCTTCGCCGAAGTTCAGGAAGAATTCGGTATTGTAGAACGGCCCGAACACCGTCCCGAATTTGGGGCTGGTGAAGAAACGACCCAATTCGCCGTTGTTGTAGCCGCCGATATAAAACGGCGTTCCCTGGAGCCAGCCCAGCGCCGCGATCGGATTCATCGCGTTGTTGACCGAGCCGTGAACATAGTCGAGCCTGAAGCCTGCAGTCGAGCGCGCCCAGGGCGTCCATTTCAGCGTGGTGTCGGTCCACAGCGCCTGGATATATTCCTTGATGTAGTTGTTGGCGATCTCGTCATACTGGATGCGCTCGTAGGATTCGCCGTTGCCATTGTGGATGAAGTCGAAAATATTTTCGGTTCCGACGCGGGTCTCGGTCGGATAGGAGGCGAGCTGGTAGTTCCAGCCGTGCTGAGCTTTCAGGCCGATCTGATTGCGATGATCATATTGGTGAGTCTGGTCGCCTAGCCCGCCGCCCGTGACCGGCGCTCCGAGCTGATAGGTGAAATTGTCATAGAGATTGGTGTCGTTGTGGATGAAATAGGCTTCGGCGCGCGACCACTGCTCCTTGGTGGTTTCGCTCCAGCGCGCCGAAAGACTGTAGCGGGAGGCGTTGCCGCCGTCGGTCGGGTCCTGGGTTCCCCAGCGCGACATCAACCCCATCCAGACGAGATGATAGGGGATCTGGTCGGTGGCGAAGTAATGGTTGGAATAGGCCATGCCGGTGACTGCGTAGCCATTGTCCTCCGTGCCGACGCTCCAGCGCGCGACGCCGTTGATCTTGCGCGCTTCGTCGGGGCGCTCCCATGGGCCGTTGTAGATATTGCCTTCGAGCGCCATCAGCAGCTCGCCTTCGCCGACGCCCCAGGATTTCGCCATCAGCGTGCGACCCCAGGCGAAACTGCCTCCGGAGGCGAGAATGAGGCCGTTTCGCAAGGAATCCACATATTGCATGTGGACGGCGCCCACCGAGGAGAACACGCCTTCATCGGCAAAATAGGGCCCCTTGCGGACATCCATGCCGCTGAGCAGTTCCGGGATCAGGAAATTGGTGTCGGCATAGCCGTTGCTGTGCACATGAGACGGCTGGTTGACGTTCATGCCGTCGAGCGTGATGCCGATATCATAGCCGTGATCGAGCGCGAAGCCGCGCAGGAAATACTGGTTCGCCTTGCCCATGCCGCTGTGCTGGGCCACGACGAGGCCGGGCACGATTTCAAGCGCCTCGCCCGGCTGGGCGTAGATGCGCTCCGTGACCTGCTGCTCGGAATATATGCGTTCGCTCGAGGCCGTGACCGCGGGCTGGACGCCCGGCTGCGGGTTGCCGACGACATCGGGGGAAGGAAGCGCCGGGGCCGCCGGCTCTGTCGCCGCCGGGGCGCGGGGCGCCGGAGCGGGGGCCGCCGTCGGCTTGGGCTTTCGCGCCGCAGCGCCGACTTCGATGGACGGCAATTTTTCCTGGGCCAGCGCCGCGGGCGCAGCGAGAGCGAGGGTCAGAGCGGCAGCGCTCGCGCCGGCGTAGAGAGCGCGGGCAAAGAATGAGAACGACATGACATATCCTTCGGCCCGCAAGCTCGCGGGCGGACAGCAGCCTCTGGTGAGGTCCGCGCATGGAAATTTCGGGCGGCGACGGCGCTCGAGGAACGCTTCGGGTCAGCCGTAAATCGGAGATGCTCTGGCGCGATGCGATTTGGCGAGCCGGCCGGATCGCGCGGCGGTCGGGCTGAACTCGGCGAGGCGGATGGTGACGGGCGCCGCCCTATTCAGCAGCTGCGCCGGCGCCGCGGGGACGCCGGTCAGTCCGCACAGCTGGCACAGCGTGCAACAATCGCCATGCCGTCCGGCCGGCGGCGCGCTGTTTTTCTGATTGAGACAATGCGCGGAGACTGCATTGGAATGCCCCGCCGCCATGCCGATATGATAGGCGCGCCCCTGCGCCGTCGCGGTGAGCGCGACGGCCAGAACGATCAGCAGAAGCCAATGGCGCACTGCGGGCATGTCGGTATTTCGTCTCGGGCGGCTATGAAATCTTACCCGAAGCTTACCTACCGAAAATTGACGAAACAACGACGATAGCATCGACGCTCGCAGATTTTATGGCTGATGTGTCTCTAAGGACACATGAGGGACGGCGCGCTTATCCTTTGAAAGAGGATCGCCGGGTGACGATAATGCGCCCTGGTGATTTGCGGCCGAAGGAAAACATGGGTGTTCGCCTCAGAACCGCGATGCTGGCTGCGGCCCTGCTGGTCGCGGGTTTCGCGCTTCGCGCGCCGTTCGATCAACTGCGACGCTATTTGATCGCCCGCTGCAACGATCCCGTGCGACTGCCCCGGCTCGCGGAGGAGTCGCGGGTCCGTTTTCAGCCGGGCGCAAGGGACTGCGCCGCGCGCGTCGCTGAAATGCTCCCGGCGGCTCTCGCCCGGATCGAGCAGGAGCAGGGGCGTCCCTTCGCCAACCCTCCGACCGTCGCCGTCTATGTTTCCTATGAGGACTACGCCCGGGCTGGCGGCCTCGGCGACGCTTCGGTCGCCGCGGTGGCGCGCTCCGGCTATGTGCTGCTCTCGCCGACGCTCTGCGGCGACGAAAGCGAGCGTCTCGCCGGGGTGCTCGCCCATGAGCTTTCGCATTCTCATATTTTTGGCTGGCGCAGGTCCTGGTTCGCCGCACGGCCGCCGAGCTGGTTCACCGAGGGGCTCGCCGTGATGGTCTCTGGAGGCGGCGGCGCCGAGGGCGTCGATGAAGCCATGGCCGTCAGGGCGATGGCCAGGGGCTGGGCCATAACAATCGAAGACACGGGGCTGTGGCGGGATTTCGGCGCGATTGGATTTGCGGCCGAGCCGCCGCCCGAGATATTTGGGGGCGACCGCTTTGCGGGGCGCCAGCGTCTCGCCTATCGGGAGGCGCAGATGTTCGTCGCCTGGCTGCGTCGCATCGATCCGCAAGGGTTCGCGCGTCTTCTGAACCGCGTCGAGAACAACGAATCCTTCAAGGATTCATTTGTGAAAATCTACGGCGCAGGCTCCTCCAGGCGCTGGAGCGAATTTCTCGCCGGGGTCTCCCGATAGGGCATCATATGCGTTCAGGCCTCTCGTCAGACCAACCGAATTTGCGTCCGCTTCACGGGCTGCTGCTCGATCTCGACGGCGTCGTCCTTGTCGCGGGTCGGCTTCTGCCCGGTTCGCTGGAGGCGATCGGGCGCATCAGGGCGGCGGGATTGCCGATGAAATTCATCACCAACACCACAAGGCGGCCGCGGCGGCGCATCGTCGAAGGCTTGACGGCGCTCGGAATAGGCGTCTCTGAGGAGGACGTCTACACCCCCGCGACCATCGCGCACGACCTTTTCGCGCGGGAGGGGTTGAGCCCGTTTCTCATCGTCCATCCCGATTTGAAGGAAGATTTTATCGGCCTGCCCGCCGATGGCGTGGAGGCGGTCGTCGTCGGAGACGCGGGGGAATTCTTCACCTATCCATCGCTCAACCAGGCGTTTCGAAAAATCCACGACGGCGCGCCTTTCTACGCCCTCGCCAA
Proteins encoded in this window:
- a CDS encoding DUF2946 family protein, coding for MPAVRHWLLLIVLAVALTATAQGRAYHIGMAAGHSNAVSAHCLNQKNSAPPAGRHGDCCTLCQLCGLTGVPAAPAQLLNRAAPVTIRLAEFSPTAARSGRLAKSHRARASPIYG
- the nusG gene encoding transcription termination/antitermination protein NusG, yielding MNLRALSQSMAATSRRWYLAQTLPHKEGTAQMQLEAQGFHSFLPRRPRTVRHARQLRTVNAPLFPRYLFVSLDLGRDRWRSVNGTIGVAGLFMVDDRPAPVPVGVVEDLIQSADPVGRMRIAEDMQPGQKVRLTAGPLAHALGILERLDERGRVEVLLEIMGGHIRTSAALEWVERLG
- a CDS encoding TIGR01458 family HAD-type hydrolase, producing the protein MRSGLSSDQPNLRPLHGLLLDLDGVVLVAGRLLPGSLEAIGRIRAAGLPMKFITNTTRRPRRRIVEGLTALGIGVSEEDVYTPATIAHDLFAREGLSPFLIVHPDLKEDFIGLPADGVEAVVVGDAGEFFTYPSLNQAFRKIHDGAPFYALAKNRNFLDHDGELSLDAGPFVVGLEYASGREAIVLGKPSPNFFRTAVQGLGCAPENAAMIGDDAEADVGGAMSAGLMGVLVRSGKYRAGHEDRLARPPDLIADDLRAAVDILLG
- a CDS encoding TonB-dependent receptor — protein: MSFSFFARALYAGASAAALTLALAAPAALAQEKLPSIEVGAAARKPKPTAAPAPAPRAPAATEPAAPALPSPDVVGNPQPGVQPAVTASSERIYSEQQVTERIYAQPGEALEIVPGLVVAQHSGMGKANQYFLRGFALDHGYDIGITLDGMNVNQPSHVHSNGYADTNFLIPELLSGMDVRKGPYFADEGVFSSVGAVHMQYVDSLRNGLILASGGSFAWGRTLMAKSWGVGEGELLMALEGNIYNGPWERPDEARKINGVARWSVGTEDNGYAVTGMAYSNHYFATDQIPYHLVWMGLMSRWGTQDPTDGGNASRYSLSARWSETTKEQWSRAEAYFIHNDTNLYDNFTYQLGAPVTGGGLGDQTHQYDHRNQIGLKAQHGWNYQLASYPTETRVGTENIFDFIHNGNGESYERIQYDEIANNYIKEYIQALWTDTTLKWTPWARSTAGFRLDYVHGSVNNAMNPIAALGWLQGTPFYIGGYNNGELGRFFTSPKFGTVFGPFYNTEFFLNFGEGLRAEDMRAATNHFATDGTQYAYIPNVQLLTKTRGAEAGFRTRPIEGLESSLSLFWQNMDAEQEFNADAATSVYGRPGRRYGFEWTTRYDPTSWAHFDSQVTGTHARFKGFDTVQAVAWANYIAGGLGSDGGLWPMGIWGMSPGNYLSLAPVWVASAELEIGEKTGWFGALQYRYFGARPLTENGQIQSPATGTLNARIGYRFDNGWKIQLDGFNIANSRSDNIDYAANVFGKQDFLLFPGYVGGSAFGIADRTFKPVDPPAVRLTLSGPIAWGEATPIAAKY